A genomic window from Glycine soja cultivar W05 chromosome 10, ASM419377v2, whole genome shotgun sequence includes:
- the LOC114371148 gene encoding CASP-like protein 4C1 — MRSPQPLRNGGDNSCSPSHNPRFHSTVAEHKLRRFNLLILVFRLSSFSFSLASSVFMLTNTRGSYSPHWYHYDTFRFFLAANAIVAVYSVFEMGASVWEISRGVTLFPEVLQIWFDFGHDQVFAYLLLSASAAGTSMARTLKEMETCRASNAFCVQTDIAIALGYAAFLFLGFTSLLTGFRVVSFIINGSRFHL; from the exons ATGAGATCACCCCAGCCTCTTCGCAACGGCGGCGATAACAGTTGTTCGCCGTCGCATAACCCCCGTTTCCACTCCACGGTGGCGGAACACAAACTACGGCGTTTCAACTTGCTTATTCTCGTGTTCCGCCTCagctccttctccttctccctcgCCTCCTCCGTTTTCATGCTCACCAACACTCGTGGCTCCTATTCTCCTCACTGGTACCACTACGATACCTTCAG ATTCTTTCTGGCGGCTAATGCGATAGTGGCGGTGTACTCTGTGTTCGAAATGGGCGCGTCGGTGTGGGAAATTTCACGAGGCGTAACACTGTTTCCCGAAGTGTTGCAAATATGGTTCGACTTCGGGCATGACCAG GTATTCGCGTACCTGCTGTTGTCGGCGAGCGCGGCGGGGACGTCGATGGCGAGGACGCTGAAGGAGATGGAGACGTGTAGGGCGAGCAATGCGTTCTGCGTGCAAACGGACATAGCCATAGCTTTGGGATACGCGGCGTTTCTGTTCCTAGGCTTCACCTCGCTCCTAACGGGCTTCCGCGTCGTCTCTTTCATAATCAACGGTTCCCGTTTTCATCTCTGA
- the LOC114369779 gene encoding phytochrome-associated serine/threonine-protein phosphatase-like gives MDLDQWISKVKDGQHLLEDELQLLCEFVKEILIEESNVQPVNSPVTVCGDIHGQFHDLMKLFQTGGHVPETNYIFMGDFVDRGYNSLEVFTILLLLKARYPANITLLRGNHESRQLTQVYGFYDECQRKYGNANAWRYCTDVFDYLTLSAIIDGTVLCVHGGLSPDIRTIDQIRVIDRNCEIPHEGPFCDLMWSDPEDIETWAVSPRGAGWLFGSRVTSEFNHINNLDLVCRAHQLVQEGLKYMFQDKGLVTVWSAPNYCYRCGNVASILSFNENMEREVKFFTETEENNQMRGPRTGVPYFL, from the exons ATGGATCTGGACCAGTGGATCTCCAAGGTCAAAGATGGCCAGCATCTTCTTGAAGACGAGCTTCAACTTCTCTGCGAATTT GTAAAAGAGATCCTTATTGAGGAGTCCAATGTGCAGCCTGTCAATAGTCCAGTGACTGTTTGTGGTGATATTCATGGTCAATTCCATGATCTAATGAAACTTTTCCAGACTGGGGGTCATGTGCCTgagacaaattatatttttatg GGAGACTTCGTTGATCGAGGTTACAATAGTCTTGAAGTTTTCACCATCCTTTTACTTCTTAAAGCTAG ATACCCAGCCAATATTACCCTTTTACGTGGAAATCATGAAAGCAGGCAATTAACTCAG GTCTATGGATTTTATGATGAATGCCAGAGGAAGTATGGCAATGCCAATGCTTGGCGCTATTGTACAGATGTGTTTGACTATCTAACACTTTCTGCAATTATTGATGGAACT GTGCTTTGTGTTCATGGTGGCCTTTCTCCTGACATTCGAACAATTGATCAG ATAAGGGTCATTGATCGAAACTGTGAAATTCCTCATGAGGGTCCTTTCTGTGATCTTATGTGGAGTGATCCTGAAGATATTGAAACATGGGCAGTCAGTCCCCGAGGAGCAGGTTGGCTTTTTGGATCCAGGGTCACTTCGGAG TTCAATCACATAAATAACCTTGATCTTGTTTGTCGAGCGCACCAACTCGTTCAGGAAGGCCTTAAGTATATGTTCCAAGATAAAGGCCTTGTAACT GTATGGTCTGCACCTAATTACTGTTACCGATGTGGAAATGTAGCTTCTATTCTGAGTTTCAATGAAAATATG GAAAGAGAAGTTAAATTTTTCACCGAAACAGAGGAGAACAATCAGATGAGAGGACCCAGGACAGGCGTTCCATATTTCTTATAA
- the LOC114369318 gene encoding uncharacterized protein LOC114369318, whose amino-acid sequence MEGMWENILGKHQQSLKSLFLRSKPSSPNADAADDYANSPKPIPQLSPLANSVVSRCSKILGMSTQELQHCFDSELPMGVKELLTYARHLLEFCSYKALHKLIQISDFLNDKDFHRLTFDMMLAWEAPSVHTLPDTPTSSSSKEETAGDEDEASLFYSSSTNMALQVDDKKTVGLEAFSRIAPVCIPIADVVTVHNIFHALTSTSAHRLHFLVFDKYLRFLDKVIKNSKNVMATSAGNLQLAEGEIVLDVDGTIPTQPVLQHIGITAWPGRLTLTNYALYFESLGVGVYEKAVRYDLGTDMKQVIKPDLTGPLGARLFDKAVMYKSTSVAEPVYFEFPEFKANLRRDYWLDISLEILRAHKFIRKYYLKEVQKTEVLARAILGIFRYRAVREAFQFFSSHYKTLLSFNLAETLPRGDIILQTMSNSLTNLTVVSGKHDIPATVDTKRQPAVSPVAVMALFYLGYKSKKVTDICEEATFVSDIRVGEIHPLEVAVKKSLLDTGKAEAAQATVDQVKVEGIDTNVAVMKELLFPVIVSANQLQLLASWKDFYKSAAFLLLSCYMIVRGWIQYFLPSIFMFMAILMLWRRHFRKGRPLEAFIVTPPPNRNAVEQLLTLQEAITQFESLIQAANIILLKLRALLLAILPQATEKVALLLVFLAAVFAFVPPKYIFLVVFVEFYTREMPYRKESSDRWIRRIREWWDRIPAAPVQLVKPVHESKKNESKKKK is encoded by the exons ATGGAGGGAATGTGGGAGAACATTCTTGGAAAGCATCAGCAGTCGCTGAAATCCCTATTCCTCCGAAGCAAGCCTTCTTCCCCCAACGCCGACGCCGCCGATGACTATGCCAATTCCCCCAAACCCATCCCTCAGCTCTCTCCTCTCGCCAACTCCGTCGTCTCTCGCTGTTCCAA gatccTTGGAATGTCGACACAGGAATTGCAACACTGCTTCGATTCGGAACTCCCCATGGGCGTCAAAGAGCTTCTCACCTACGCCAGACACCTCCTCGAGTTCTGTTCCTACAAAGCGCTTCACAAACTCATTCAAATCTCCGATTTCTTAAACGACAAGGATTTTCATCGTTTAACCTTCGACATGATGCTCGCTTGGGAGGCTCCCAGCGTCCACACCCTCCCA GATACCCCTACTTCAAGTTCAAGTAAAGAGGAAACCGCAGGGGACGAGGATGAGGCCTCCTTGTTCTATTCGAGTTCCACCAATATGGCTCTTCAG GTCGATGACAAGAAGACGGTTGGTTTAGAGGCTTTCTCGCGGATTGCTCCTGTGTGTATTCCCATTGCCGATGTTGTAACTGTCCACAATATCTTCCATGCACTCACTAGTACCTCCGCGCACCGCcttcattttcttgtttttgacaaatacctaagattccttgacaa GGTTATCAAGAATTCTAAGAATGTAATGGCCACATCTGCTGGAAATCTTCAGCTTGCAGAAGGAGAGATCGTCCTTGATGTTGACGGGACAATTCCTACTCAACCAGTTCTTCAACATATTGGAATCACTGCATGGCCTG GGCGGTTGACCCTCACCAATTATGCTCTGTACTTTGAGTCACTGGGAGTTGGTGTATATGAGAAAGCTGTTCGATATGATCTGGGCACAGACATGAAACAGGTCATAAAGCCTGATCTAACTGGACCCCTCGGTGCTCGCCTTTTTGATAAAGCTGTGATGTATAAGTCAACTTCTGT AGCAGAGCCTGTTTATTTTGAATTCCCTGAATTTAAAGCAAACTTGCGTCGTGACTATTGGTTGGACATTAGTCTGGAGATCTTGCGTGCACACAAGTTTATCAGGAAATACTACCTTAAGGAGGTACAAAAAACAGAAGTGCTTGCCAGGGCTATTCTGGGCATTTTCCGCTACCGTGCAGTCAGAGAAGCTTTCCAGTTTTTTTCATCCCACTATAAAACTTTACTTTCGTTTAACCTAGCTGAAACTCTTCCGCGGGGAGACATAATCTTGCAAACCATGTCAAATAGCTTAACAAATTTGACTGTTGTTTCTGGTAAACATGATATTCCTGCGACTGTAGATACAAAAAGGCAACCGGCAGTGTCTCCGGTAGCAGTTATGGCACTTTTCTATCTTGGATACAAATCAAAAAAGGTGACTGATATTTGTGAGGAAGCAACTTTTGTCAGTGATATCCGAGTTGGTGAGATACATCCCTTGGAAGTGGCAGTGAAAAAGTCCCTTCTGGACACTGGAAAAGCGGAAGCTGCGCAGGCAACCGTGGACCAAGTGAAGGTTGAAGGAATTGATACGAATGTTGCAGTAATGAAG GAACTACTATTCCCAGTCATTGTATCTGCTAACCAACTACAGCTTTTGGCCTCATGGAAAGACTTTTACAAATCAGCAGCCTTTTTGCTACTCTCCTGTTATATGATTGTAAG GGGGTGGATCCAGTACTTTCTGCCAtccatttttatgtttatggCAATTCTCATGCTCTGGCGAAGGCATTTCAGAAAGGGAAGACCATTAGAAGCCTTTATAGTAACTCCTCCCCCAAATCGAAATGCTGTAGAACAACTGCTGACATTACAAGAGGCCATTACACAGTTTGAATCGCTTATTCAAGCTGCAAATATTATTCTCCTAAAATTGAGAGCTCTTCTACTTGCTATATTACCACAG GCTACAGAGAAGGTTGCACTATTACTTGTATTCCTAGCAGCAGTGTTTGCTTTTGTTCCtccaaaatacatatttttggtGGTATTCGTTGAGTTTTACACAAGGGAGATGCCATATAGGAAAGAGAGCAGTGATAGATGGATAAGGAGGATTAGAGAATGGTGGGACAGAATTCCAGCTGCTCCTGTCCAGCTCGTTAAGCCTGTTCATGAATCCAAGAAAAATgagtccaagaaaaaaaaatga
- the LOC114369777 gene encoding phytochrome-associated serine/threonine-protein phosphatase has product MDLDQWISKVKDGQHLLEDELQLLCEYVKEILIEESNVQPVNSPVTVCGDIHGQFHDLMKLFQTGGHVPETNYIFMGDFVDRGYNSLEVFTILLLLKARYPANITLLRGNHESRQLTQVYGFYDECQRKYGNANAWRYCTDVFDYLTLSAIIDGTVLCVHGGLSPDIRTIDQIRVIDRNCEIPHEGPFCDLMWSDPEDIETWAVSPRGAGWLFGSRVTSEFNHINNLDLVCRAHQLVQEGLKYMFQDKGLVTVWSAPNYCYRCGNVASILSFNENMEREVKFFTETEENNQMRGPRTGVPYFL; this is encoded by the exons GTAAAAGAGATCCTTATTGAGGAGTCCAATGTGCAGCCTGTCAATAGTCCAGTGACTGTTTGTGGTGATATTCATGGTCAATTCCATGATCTAATGAAACTTTTCCAGACTGGGGGTCATGTGCctgaaacaaattatatttttatg GGAGACTTTGTTGATCGAGGTTACAATAGTCTTGAAGTTTTCACCATCCTTTTACTTCTAAAAGCTAG ATACCCAGCTAATATTACCCTTTTACGTGGAAATCATGAAAGTAGACAATTAACCCAG GTCTATGGATTTTATGATGAATGCCAGAGGAAGTATGGCAATGCCAATGCTTGGCGGTATTGTACAGATGTGTTTGACTACCTAACTCTTTCTGCAATTATTGATGGAACT GTGCTTTGTGTTCATGGTGGCCTATCTCCTGACATTCGAACAATTGATCAG ATAAGGGTCATTGATCGGAACTGTGAAATTCCTCATGAGGGTCCTTTCTGTGATCTAATGTGGAGTGATCCTGAAGATATTGAAACATGGGCAGTCAGTCCCCGTGGAGCAGGTTGGCTTTTTGGATCCAGGGTTACTTCAGag TTCAATCACATAAATAATCTGGATCTTGTTTGTCGAGCACACCAACTCGTTCAAGAAGGCCTTAAGTATATGTTCCAAGATAAAGGCCTTGTAACT GTATGGTCTGCACCTAATTACTGTTACCGATGTGGAAATGTAGCTTCTATTCTGAGTTTCAATGAAAATATG GAAAGAGAAGTTAAATTTTTCACCGAAACAGAGGAGAACAATCAGATGAGAGGACCCAGGACAGGCGTTCCATATTTCTTATAA
- the LOC114369923 gene encoding G patch domain and ankyrin repeat-containing protein 1 homolog, protein MEEMSGLATAINSSNIGFQLLKKHGWKEGTGLGVSEQGRLEPVETHVKNNKRGLGADKAKKKVVKAKPDQSDSSKGNNQQDHLPQKKSKTLSKRMRKMQEFEKKMREKEFERAFFREFWPENV, encoded by the exons ATGGAAGAGATGTCGGGTTTAGCAACAGCAATAAACTCTTCCAACATAGGATTTCAG CTATTGAAGAAGCATGGGTGGAAAGAAGGGACTGGTCTTGGAGTCTCTGAGCAG GGTAGGTTAGAACCTGTGGAGACTCATGTAAAGAATAATAAACGAGGTTTGGGAGCAGATAAAGCGAAGAAAAAGGTTGTCAAAGCAAAACCTGATCAAAGCGATTCCTCTAAAGGGAACAATCAGCag GATCATTTACctcaaaagaaaagcaaaacacTTTCTAAACGGATGAGAAAGATGCAggaatttgaaaagaagatgCGAGAGAAGGAATTTGAGCGTGCTTTCTTCAGAGAGTTCTGGCCAGAAAATGTGTAA